One region of Culex pipiens pallens isolate TS chromosome 2, TS_CPP_V2, whole genome shotgun sequence genomic DNA includes:
- the LOC120425449 gene encoding zinc finger protein Noc-like, whose translation MVILEGAAMLQVGNNQYLQPDYLSPLPTTLDAKKSPLALLAQTCSQIGADSGNITVKSLVSPSEKNKKSSTSSASSSVSMDNGVNQPNSRSPSVKTEKSDASPEIKLAFKPYEMNVLTTKVKNEERPSSKMSCGSDVMNNNSVNHVNNNEVKKEARTLSRGSAESPNRAGSVHMKSGEASENGKSTPDGSSRRTSSPNDRDKTSASPVVRSGIDMMQGGKDLSGYKPGAYGINPLTGLPSPSGIDHTNPAFRPPFAGAFSHHHAAMLAAAYPGAAAAAAVGANPYLSYTRVKTPSGGETLVPICKDPYCTGCQFSAHNHQMMMGGQCPAGCTQCDHQKYSLAMAMGSMPPGYPYPPAATQPGRPYMCNWVIGDSYCGKRFNTTDELLSHLRTHTANLSDPAALALQQQLMPLSGIFPPSSLHRGYPNPPLSPLSAARYHPYAKPGAMPGAMPGSPYGAAFNPAAFGQYYSPYAAALYSQRMGAAVHQ comes from the exons ATGGTGATACTGGAAGGAGCAGCAATGTTACAAGTAGGAAACAACCAGTACCTTCAGCCGGACTATCTGTCGCCGCTGCCGACAACG TTGGACGCCAAAAAGAGTCCACTGGCACTCTTGGCACAAACGTGCAGCCAAATCGGAGCAGATTCCGGAAATATTACGGTTAAATCGTTGGTGTCGCCGTCGGAGAAGAACAAGAAATCTTCAACCTCGTCGGCTTCCTCGTCTGTATCGATGGATAACGGAGTAAATCAGCCGAATTCGCGGTCGCCGTCGGTGAAGACAGAAAAATCGGATGCATCGCCGGAAATCAAGCTGGCGTTCAAGCCTTACGAAATGAATGTGCTTACCACAAAGGTGAAGAATGAAGAGCGCCCGTCGTCCAAGATGAGCTGTGGAAGTGATGTTATGAACAACAATAGTGTGAATCATGTCAATAATAACGAAGTTAAGAAAGAAGCCCGTACGCTGTCGCGGGGAAGTGCTGAGTCCCCGAACCGTGCCGGAAGTGTTCACATGAAGAGTGGGGAAGCAAGTGAGAACGGAAAATCTACTCCGGATGGAAGCAGCAGAAGAACCAGCTCACCGAACGATCGTGACAAAACTTCGGCGAGTCCGGTTGTGCGCTCTGGCATAGACATGATGCAGGGTGGAAAGGATTTATCCGGATACAAACCGGGTGCTTACGGGATTAATCCATTGACTGGACTGCCATCGCCGTCCGGAATCGACCACACAAATCCGGCCTTCCGACCTCCCTTTGCCGGGGCCTTCAGTCATCATCATGCTGCTATGCTTGCTGCGGCGTACCCGGGAGCGGCGGCAGCCGCGGCAGTCGGTGCTAATCCTTACCTCAGTTACACTCGAGTTAAGACACCTTCCGGAGGAGAAACGCTGGTGCCCATTTGCAAGGATCCGTACTGCACGGGATGCCAGTTTTCCGCTCACAACCACCAGATGATGATGGGGGGCCAGTGCCCAGCGGGATGTACTCAGTGTGATCATCAAAAGTACAGCCTGGCGATGGCCATGGGCTCGATGCCCCCTGGTTATCCGTACCCTCCAGCAGCGACTCAGCCGGGTCGTCCGTACATGTGCAACTGGGTCATCGGTGACTCCTACTGCGGTAAACGTTTCAACACCACCGACGAGCTGCTGTCCCATCTTCGTACCCACACCGCCAACCTGTCCGACCCGGCGGCACTGGCCCTGCAGCAGCAGCTGATGCCATTGAGTGGCATTTTTCCACCATCTTCACTTCACCGAGGCTATCCGAACCCTCCACTGAGCCCTCTATCCGCTGCCAGATACCATCCGTACGCGAAACCGGGTGCGATGCCGGGAGCCATGCCCGGATCACCGTACGGAGCTGCCTTCAATCCGGCCGCCTTCGGACAGTACTACTCACCGTATGCCGCTGCCCTGTACAGCCAACGAATGGGAGCAGCCGTTCATCAGTAA